CAGTTCTTTTCCTTTACAAGAAATGTCACTGTGGTTCCCCTTGGTCGTCAGAGAAAAAGCCAACTTTGCTTAACCAAGTGTCAAAACATTCTGTAATTAAAACAAGCTTTATTCTCACTCCTATACTTACTTGttttataaacttaaaacaaccaaaaatttCACTTGATGAATAAATGTTGCTTTTTGTATGTGTCATATACTAGACTCCAGGGTCAGTATAAGGTGAGGAAGACAGGGTCCTGAAAGGACAGATTGGCACTTCCTGTTCATTTGACATGTTgatattttgttcatcatggaattttaaaaatgaattttgaatttttacatgCATCAAATCAATCACACCATTcctcataaacacattcaattttaaaggaaataaaataattttgagtaaAAATATTGCATTCAATACTGTTTGTCTTGGTCACTGAATTTTTGGTGGCCTCTTAGATTGGGTGCCACTTGCCCCTTAGGTGACAGCTTCACCTCCTCCCAAAGGGGAAAATgcttgcctttcttttctctccaaagACCAAAAAATCCAGCATTAATTTATCTGGTGACAGAGAATAATGATAAATGCCGAAATCAGTGTAAGCACAGTCAGAATCTTTGAGTGGTGATCCTCTGCACACACTGCAGGCATGGAGACCCCACCTCTGACCACTACCACTGGCCATCTCTCTCTTCCCACTTACACACACCACATGAAGCCCTGTCCCTATCTTCCTGTGTTAATGGGCTCCCCCTTCCAGAAGTCCCCACTCCCTGCATTCCTGGCTGTTTGCCATTCTTTGCTAATGGTTCCCTGGGTGCCACATTCTTTGTTGTCTCCTAGGCATGGCCCAGAGAGTTGACTCCCCTCCCTGAGCTCATAGGAGCTCAGTGTTGTGATGCTAATTACTTCAATccactccttcttctcttcctccatgtTGGCCCAATGCCTTTGCTTGtggatgaaatttcagtcttctccTTCCAGAGCTTTTCCCTCTTGTTCcagttaggaaaaatgccactcacaaagaaagctcacgagaaaaatCTCACGCCcgtagagcaaagtttaatggcaggcccaaactgccaggctggccagggaaaagatggcacagcctaGAGTCTGGGcaaggtgtggcttttatagaaggaggaggttaaggaagttagtgcatgtgcagtagtctctggtaggggtggggctgtatTAGAGCACAGGTATTTGTTTAAGGGTGGAGCTGTTCTTGGAAGTTtttcaagtgaggtctgaggacaAAATGGCTGCTGGTTTATAAATGGCGACATTACCATTCTATCAGTTCCACTCCAACCTCTCAGTCTGTCTTTACCCAACAGCTTGAGGGGTCTCCATAGGGAAATTCTGAAAAATGCTGTTCTATTAAGCCctccaattctttttgttttggtgggactggggttgaactcagggcttcttacttAAAgagcaggcattccaccacttgagccacacccctagtccatgttgctctggttatttttgagatggggggtggtctcccagggctggcctcaaacttcagtcctcctgctctcagcctcccaagtagcttggattgcagttgtgagccaccagcatccggctAGCCCTCTTATAGTTAGGACATGGGAAAACCTCATGTGGCTGTTGAAGCCACAGGATCAGTCACTGCTTCATCTCCACATGCACTCCCCAGCTCTCCCCAGTTCTCCAGCCTCAAAGCCTCCTATGGGAAACCAAGCACATTCAGACCACAGAACCCCTGCACCTGCTCCAGCTTCTCTCTGGGATAGCTTTCCCTCTGTTTTTTACACATGTGTAAATCTTACCCAATGTCACCTGCTCAGGAAGTCCTTCAATGGCTTTCCCCCATTGGGTTGCCACCTTTAGGACATTCTGTCACTTTAGCTCATTTATGTTCCTCAGGGCTATTGTCACAATTTATAATACATAATAGTAATATTACCAGAAAGTCAGCATCGTTATCTACTTATACACACAGGTAACAAAGTCTAAAGATGCTCATGTCCCTTATATGAAAGGACACAGTATTTGAATGGAAGCCACAGACTttcagtcatatatatatatgaatgtatgtatgcattatgtATGGgctttttaagtactggggtttgaactcagggctttgcatttgctaggcaggcactctactccttgagcctcacctccagcccatcCTCTGGCTCTTTGATATTTGAATTACACCACAGATTTTTCTGGGACCTTCTGTTTTGTGGGATTTCAGCTTCCATGATTGCATAAACCAATACTTTATAATAAATATCCACCTGTCTGTCTATGTGTctagctatctatcatctacctattatCCACCTGTCCAGATATTATTGGTTTTGACTTTGGAGAACCATGATTAATGTCTTAGTTAGAATCCTAATACTCTGTGTGTCACTCCACTAAGCCTTGTGGAAATATCCCCAAATGCGAAAGTTCTTCAGATATAGAGGCCACAAataattgttaaatttatattgaaaagCTAGCATTAATTGACTGCTTTTTGTGGGGCAGACCAAGTTGACTGCCCTATGCAGAACCATCCTAAAAGTTTAATACATTAGTAGTTATTATTGAATCTATGTTAATGGTgggaaaatgaacatagaaacaaGATGCAATTTACCCAAAGGCAATTTATTTGATCATATAACCATTGCACACCATGACCCACAGGTCAGCACTTCTCTGTGTCCTGAGGGAGCAAGGTGTCACCTGTGTCACTTCCTATCAGCTGTTGCCATGTGATGAGTCATGGGGACCATACATGGATGCTTGAAGCACTAGACAAGTGGTGGCTCCTGGAGAGGGGGATTCTGGGAGAAGAGGGGCTGAGCATGACTCTTAATTAGAGTAATACACCTCCCAAGGGTGGCCTCTGTTTGaccacagggttttcaagtgatGTTCCACACTCTCTCCCTCACTGAGTACTAAGGTGGACACATTAAACACTGGTGgtggcctggtgccagtggctaatCCCTGTGATTCTTgatacttcagaggctgagattgggagactctcagtttgaggccagcatgggcaaatagtttgtgaaaccacatctctgaaataaccatggcaaaatggactggaggcatatcttaagcagtagaatgcctgtatAGCAAGCATTAAGGCAAAGGATCCAAAGGATGGCATGTCACAATTACCCTCATGTGCTGTAAAATACTCTTAAGAATGTTGGAGTATTTGATTTGGAGAATGGCCATTACGCTTGGGTTAGGAACCACCGAACCTACTATAggaagacactgaagggagaggaTGTGAAGTCAGAAAGGACCCACATTGGAAGGCTAGCTCTTCCATGCTGTGTGGTCTTGGATGAGTTGTGCATCTTTGAGCAAAAATTTCACCATCAAATGGGtaggggtggttctatttttccACAGCCCACCTTGTGAGGCTGTAATGACACCATGTGCCTGAGAagtaagaagaaacacaaagcataGCATGAATTCTAAAAAGGGCTTCTCTGGTTTCCCCAGTGTTGACTGAAAGGGTACCCCACTTCCTCTCACTCCATGTGTTACAGAATGTATTTACTGCTTAAGTGATGGAGAAAGGCTGAATTCATACTTCAGAACAAATGATGTATAGTTTGCTAttccaacacaaaaatggctatttttaacaaattataaCTTCCATTCGGTGGGATCAACTATAAGTCTCTCTTTTCATGGAGAAACAGTTGAACAAAGCCTGTATGACCATGACATAAGCTTACTTCCAGGGCTCCACAATCATTGTCCCTATACAGCAGAGATTTCCCTGGTGGCCAATGTGCTGTGTCACTTTCAAACAGCACACAATATctctcagcaagatttttccCTTGAATTTACCATGAAGACTTAATCTGCCTGTCTACAAGTATTCATGATTCACACTTGAAACATCAAGGTTTACTTGACTGTTTGCTTGGGAATCTGCTTATTGCTCATTATAATTTCTCTTACATAGGATTGGGCAAGCTAAAATATAGGGGGTGTTTTTTGCTCTGCTATACAATAATCTGAAAAAGTCTTTTGTAGATTGAAAAATCTGAGGTATACCTACTTGGTGCTGTTAGGCATGAAGCCCTCCATTTCTCATTGGATAACAGGTTTGAGTTGTTAGAAATATTAGGTAACACAGCATTTAGGCAGACAGGGAAGAGACTAAAGGTTTGGTTTTGACAACCAAACCTGTTATTTTCTCATACATGCTTCTTTCCATCCCAAATAAATCACTAATATTGAATAACCCTTGTGCACACacttaaaatatgatataaaaaggGTTCTGTCAActggaaagaattagaaaaatacaggtgACTATGTGTTGAGGGAGTATTATCTCTAACAGTAGAAATTGGGAAGCTAATTTAGTGATTCATAGGTTATTATAtattttctgggtagagtttgcTCCGCAAAGTCTTCTTCATGGTGGTCTTGAGTTCCTTGTTCCTCAGACTGAATATGATGGGACTGAGGAAGGGTGTGAGGACTGTGTAGGTGATGCCCATCAAAGTGTCTCCTTCCAGAGATTGGGGGGCCTTGGTTTTGAGgtagatgacagaagcaaagccatagtGCACGTTCACCACCGTGAGGTGGgatgcacaggtggagaaggctttgtgtCGCCCCTCAGCTGATGGGATCCTCAAGATGGCAGTCACAATGAAGGcataggagaggaggaggaggaggaggaagcagcccAGTAGGGCTGAAATACATACCAGGCCCAAAACCTTGGCCACCACCAGCACATCTTTTCCACAGACCAACTTCAACACAGGTGGCATGTGACAGGCAAAATGGTGAATCTCATTGGGGCCACAGAAGGTGAGGTTGAATATGGATGTTGTGACCACAAACCCCATGACAGAGCCACCAACCCAGGACCAGGCCACCAGACAGGCACAGCCACGGGGACTCATGAGCACATTGTAGTGCAGTggttgacagatggccacatagcggtcatagcccatgacagtgagtaggaaggagtgggtgaagccaaatgtgaaggagaagaacatctggcaggcacaggccaggaaggagatggagtggTGGGTGGACAGCAGGTCAGCCAGCATGCGTGGGATGATGGCCAAGGTGTAGAGGATCTCAGAGATGGAAAGGGTGCACAGGAAGaggtacatgggtgtgtggaggctGAGCTCACTCCAGATGGTGGCCATGATGAGCAGGCTGCCCAGCAGTGTGAACAGATACATCAgcagaaacagcaggaagaacaTCAGCTGAAGGCGGGGAAATGTGGAAAAGCCAATGAGGATGAACTCAGTCACTGCTGAGTGATTGGCTCCCTGCATGGAGGCTGTGCCTGGGGTGAGGTTCAATAGGGAGAGGTCAGCTAGTGGGTGAGAAAGGTTATCACTTAATCAGGTAGCATTAATTCAGTTCACACCTATAACTTAATGCTTTCATCAAAATTAGGAAGATGGTACCATTATTTTCATCTCCATCTTGAGTTTTATTGGCATATGTATTGAGAATATTGGCATACACAAAGGCTAAGAGTATTGCtggagggatggaggtgtggctcaagcagtagagcacctgcctaacaagcacaaagccctgaggtcaaaccttaCTACCGCCAAAAAATGTTGCTCAAATTGAAGCTATTGAAGTACCTAATTTAAGACTTGAGCCTACACTTGAGCTGACTCCAAAAACTATACCCTGAAGTTTTCCTCTGCCTTGGTTCCCCTAGTGAAAAGATCCCTTTGTTAGATCTTTTATCCATTGCTTCCTATGGATATAACACATTGGACCAAGAGCAATTCCATCTTAATTTCTATCAGTCAGATTCTGTTGTTCTAAGGAaagtgacagaaatgaaaatgttttgttttccagctCCCATGAGTCTACCCAACATACCTTTCAGACAGAAGTAGGTGGGAGGTAGCAGACACGGGTTCAAATCCCTACTCTACTCTGTACTTTGAGCAAGTTTTTCCACCcctcttccttccatttcccctCCCTACCTCAAAGGGTGGTATGAGAAACTGACTTTTCATTAGAAGATGACAATCCATATTAAGTCAATATGATGTGAGAAAATGTACCTGGTTGTGCTCAGTAAATAATCCCAATTAAATGAGATTTCAGTGTTTCTGTATGAATCATTTAActatatctgaattttttttaagtaggcaaTGTAGCTGGGaggagtggctcacacctgtaatcctagctactcaggaagcagacattgGGAGGTTCACAGTATAAggacatcccaggcaaaaagttagtaaaacattatctcaacaaataagctaggcctGCTGCTGCATTCCTGTcaatccagctatgcaggaggaatgGATAGAAGGATTTCAACCCAAACTgtctcaggcaaaaatgcaaggccttatctgaaaaattacctaaagcaaaaaggattggaggtgtgactcaagtgctagagttcaaattccactcaaGTGGAATGAACTCCATTCATAAAATccagaaagtagaaacaacccagatattTATCAACTGGAGTATATCCATCTAGTGACTTGTTTGGCTATAAAAGAACTGAAGGTTTAATACATTTTACAATGTAGATGAATCTTGAAACCTGgcttaacaaaataaatgagacataaaaggccacatattgtagGATTCCTTTTATATCAAATGTCTTCAGTAGGTAAacctacagaaatagaaagatcagTGGTTGACTCTTTTCAaccttatattatttaaatttattaaacaaTCAGGTGGAATTTGAAGCAGCTGTGGGGCAAAGGAACCATGGGGAATGACTGCTATTGGGTACAGGGTTTCCTTTGGGGGTAATGGAAATTTCTAGCACTAGATAGAGGTGTGAGTTGTACAACATTGTAAGTATACTTCATGTCACTGAATTTTatatattactatttttgttatggtttgtttttataaatatattattgatactatttttatttgcctAATCATAATTTCAtgattgtatacatttatggggtacacatgatatagatatatagatatagatatatagagagatatctatgtatttatgtgtgtatgtatgattaaatcaagctcatgaccatttatatttatattacctcaataactcattatttaaaaaatatttttggtgggactggagttcaaactcaggacttcatgctctCAGGTAGATgctgtaccagttgagccacacatccagtgcattttgctctggctctTTTGATGATGGGGTGttgtaaactatttgcacaggctggcctcaaagcatgatcctcctgatctcagtctcccaagtagctaggtttataggtgtgagccactggtacctggcttattttttaaaaaattttgtgggGAAGGAGgtccaatgtatacacatgtaagtaagtgtaaaaagaataaaataaaataaagaaaaaaaaaagatgttttttgtagtgctggggctgAAGACCAGGGcctgtgtatgctaagcaagcattctaccactgagataaaCCCTCACCATCTAGATTTTTATGGTAAGACATTTCAATTTTGCTCTCTTGTTTATTTTGAACCTTATGTTGTTATTGACAATATTTACCTTTCTCTAGGATACATCTTAAAACCTAGTCCCCCTCCCTACATCAAAATTCTTACCCTTTGATCAACAATACCCtattccctcactccctctccaCCCTCTACCTCATGCCTCAAAAGATGATTCAATGGCAAATTTGGGTCCCCACTATTCACTCTGTAGGTGCTATTCTGTGCCTTCTGGGATTTTCAGTAGTATCCCTAGTCTCTCCAGCTATAGCTTCTGATCAGTggtgacaaacaaaaatgtctccaaacaacATCAATGTCCCCATGGGATTGTGAAACATTTTCCACAGTTGAGAATGTGAACAATGTCCATAGCCCAGGGAGGGCAGTTCCAACTCCTTGGCACTCCACTTCTGCCTGGGTCCCCCATCCTccccttctccaccttgcaaatgcCTAGGTAAGATTTAAGTTCAATATGGCTGGCTCTGTACAGATCACCTGAACATTTTCTCCCCACAATAGACTTAGTCACTTCTTTCTGGGTGCTACCCAAACAACAACTCCTAAGTGATGATAAAATCTGTGGTCATGACTTTGTCATGTGGTTCCTCATCATTATCAGATCGGAAACAcatctgtccccagcactgggctGTGAGTGCTCGACTTCAAGGATTGTTGTTTTTACAACCCCAACACGGTGTACTCAACAGAAAAGTCCTCCATGTTAATAGCTGCCCTTTACTGGCTTTGCCCGTGGGCCAAAAAATGGGCTGATAGGTTCTTCTTGAGTCTTTCCCCACaattccccattttacagacaaggaacttGAATCCCACAAAGCACTCTCACTTTTCAAGGTACCATGATTATGGAGTATGGCAGCCAGAATCTGAACTTAGGCTTGTCTGATTACAATGTGTGTCTTTGCCTGACCTCTTGTTATGCCCATTATTTATTGGTGGCtattaatgaaaatcagaagTTGTTCTCAGGACAAGCAGATGACCCTTTCCCATAATAGACCATACCCACACTCTCACTCTTTATGTCACCAAAGATCCCAAGAATCCACAGAAATTAGGAACTATGAAAAGATGATTCTAGGTCACATCTGGGGGTGTTGGCTGAAGGCTGCATATGCCACTCTCTGTCATGACAGAGCTCAGATGCAGCAAAAAGCAGAAGCTATTCAttctagaaaatataaaactatggAGAGAATAAAGAGTCTGTGCCTTCCAAGTACTCATGAAGGAGcatggaagaaggaaagacatGGAGGATTTTTAAGGCTGTAAAATTATACTGTATGACATTGTAATGGTGGATACCTACTATTGAGAATTTGTCAAAACCCAGGTAGTAGACAATACCAAGACTGACCTCTAATATTATGTGGATTTTGTGAGTGGAACAGAGagatagaagcagagaaagaaagtgagagacagagaaacatagggaggggagggagaaactgACAGAGAAACTGACATAAATAGCACTTTCTGGCACTTAGGGGACACCTGTGATGTGGCTATCTCAACACCCAGAGACTTGGAGACTAAGCCAGGCAAGGAAAAGTCCTGCTCAAAAATATTCTTAGTGTTTCCCAAGTTTAGTATAGGGACAATTAGGACAgtattatttattcatctctGGCCTTGATTTACTAGATGACTGATTTATACCCCAATAGTGACCATCAGATATCCTCACACATTGTCAAATGTCCAGTGGGGGACAGTGTCACCCCCAAGTGAGAACCATGGGCTGGGTCTGCCTTCTCTCTCAGACCCCATCTTATTCTTTCTGTTGCTCTGTCATGGATAGCTCTTCttatgaaactgttttcttttcctctctgtgacCATCTTCCATCTCAGCCATCTCCTCCCTGTCTTTTGTCTGTGTCTTGTCATCCTTAACTTTTCACCATTATCTCATCAGGCCCATTGATGCCTTCCTTATTCTTTACACCCCATCGATGTGGCATGGAGACTCTCCTTTCTCAATCTCCTTGTCTCTTTTTTATCTGGCTCTCCCAAGCCATTTTTCTATTAGTCTCTGGCTTGACAGATCAAGAAGTGATGTTAAAAGCAAGTAGACATCCTGGATGAATGAGCAATGGCTCTCCTCTGTCTGCACTTCAATTTTCTCACCTTCCCAAAGAACCCACCTTATGATGTAGCAGGAAATccacaaaagataaaaacagcTTATCAATCATCATACTGTCTTGATGTCTCCTACTCCATGGACTCAAATTGCCTGAGGTGCTGTATAAAGAGGTGGTTTCCCTGAGTCACTGGTTGATGCTAGTTCTTCAGGTCTCCCGTGGTCAGGGGGATGGGAGAAAAGATAACTCACCTGGAGCTCCAGGCCCTACAGGTATTAATGCCGAACCCTGGTAAGAGGCCCTGGTTTAAAGTCCCTGTGCAGGAGAACCAGTGTGGCATAGCCAGGTGGACAGGGAGCCTGATGGAGCCCAATCACCATCATttatccctccccctcttcctgccCACTGCATCCTCTGGTCCTGCTGCCTTGCCTCTGCTACAGGGATCCTGGGGCCCCAAGGGACCCTGCCATGGATGAGGCAAGCTCAGGGAACCAGTGTCctcactttccttccctccctgctttcTAGGAGGGATTCAATTCCCTGAGCTTCTCAGGGCTTGAGAAGAGACTAATGGTCTACATATTTGGGATTTGGGGACCTGGCTATCGTTGACAAGAGAGCAGCCCTGCCATTGCCCAAGAGGACTGCCTGCCTGCCTTGCTCTCTGCATTTTCCTACTTCATTCCTTATGTCTCTTGCCCTATTGGATGTATTATTCAGGATTTTAGAAAATcaaacacatgcacatatttgtttcttctaagTAAtcaaaaaactatatataaaacTAAGTGGTATGCAGCAGCCAGGCACATGTCATAAGGATGCTTTGTATGGGTTTCCTTTCAGatcttcatttgtttatgtgcCATGTTCAAATTCTTTGCCATGTTAAATCAAGGAAGACCACGTCCCCAGTTTCCAAGAAATATTCCTCTTTTCTGACAGAGATCTTCATCACAGTGGGCTTTGCTATCCATATTTCTACAACGTTCTAATCCAGGAAGAGAATTACTTTTTGGTAGAGGACCCAGTTCTATCCCTacacctcctccctttccctgaaCCCCAAACCACAATCACCCTTCATGTCCCAGCCATAGCCAGAAAGTTTTTCTTCCCtgaattcatataaaattttttctggcttcttcccttttcctagtCCCTAAACCACTGCCATTTTTTACGTATTTTTTTTAGCAACACCCTGCTTCCCTTTCCTCCACTAAAATCCTGTTTACTGTGTGTTTTTCTGCTACATCAAGAAACCTGAGTCTatgtaatttatttcaaaatataacacTGACCATGAGATGGTAGCTCActcctgcagtcctagctacttgggaggctgagattaggaggatcttggttccaggctagcatgggtaaatagttcatgagagccaaTCTCCAAactcaccagagcaaaatggactggagacatggttcaagagaTAGAGCCCTGCATTGCAAATacaaagtccagagttcaaacaccagtcgcacttgaaaaattatatacacatatatgtacatatacatgtttcCTCATatttctggagtctgggaagtgcAAAATCACAGCACTAGGAACCAGTGAGAACCTTCCTATTTCACCCTCACATGTAATGGAAGAAAGTCAAAAACAGCAACTTACTTCCTCACGTACTTTTTAGTGCAGCATTAATCAGTTTATGAGAACATAGTCCTCTGATCTGAACATTTCCCCAAAGTGGTTATTTCCCAATACTGTTGCACTGAGGTTAAGTTTGGAAGAAATACTCAACAGACCATAGCATGGGACTCCATGTTGGTTTCAGGTGAGAATCTGAGCTCGAAATTCTATTTCCGACAAGTCTTATTTCTTGTATATGACTGCTGACACGTACATTACTCTCTGTTAGGATAAATATCCCTCATTCTGTTACATGTCTTGGAGGATTGGTTTATGTTCTAGTGTTCTTTTAATTCCACTTGGTCTTTATTGTATAATCTCCCTGTGGCTTCTCAGCTGTGATTAATGAATTGTGACAAAACGCATTCTATGTGAATGCCTGGGAAACTCATGTTCTCCTATGTCTCCCAAGAGTGGAGTCCCTCTGGTAATTTAGGATTGTGTGATATAGAACAGAGAATATGTGGGGAACATGCTCTGAGGTAAGTCCTACAATGGGCATGGAAACCCCTATTAGGTGGTGTGTATTCCATGGGCACTGTTCTCACTGGTATTTTATTGAAAGTGATTCTGATATGTGCTGCTCCAATTTTACTGAAAGGTCAGATACAGCTAGTTGGTATATCCCCACTGGTTTTTACTGTTGTGTTGGTGGTTTGGGGCagcaacacaacaataaaaaccattgggagttgaactcaggtcctcccactcctttgagaaaaaatatgcatttggcATCACTTCCCAATGCAGAGTCCAGTAATGGCTCCTGGgcagcactcttccacttgagccatgccccagtccttttgcactggttatttttgaggtaaacTTTGCTTTATCCCCAGGATggcctgctgtgtgaccttccttCTGTGATTCCCCATAAAGCTTGGATGACAaagatctttccaatctctgcctcccaagtagctaggatttccctTAGTTAAAGCATACACCAGAGTACCAATGAGATGAGGTTGTGACGCCCTTGGGGTAAATTACTATCAGTTAAGTTGTTTGTATATCTGTTAGGCAGAGCACCGGCCTAATGGACAAAAAGTCCTCtgtttgatccccaggaccataaagggggtgggtgggagaagaaCTACTGAAGAGTACAATAGACAAAAAACACAAAGTAGAATGcataggaaaaaatttttttaaatagaaataataaaaggggataaaatgcaagaagggaaaatgacagagaggaagaaaagtccagttatagaaaaaaataatgaaaaaagataaaaggaagtggGCAGCCTCTCTTACGACCCCTCCCACCTCTGGGGgatctactctcccactttatacTTTCAATCTTAAAAACTATCCTGCTttactaacaaacaaaaaaagataaaagaaaaactatgagaaattactaataaagataaaagaatagataGGGAAAAATCATCTAGACAAAGTTCCTCTGGGTGGTAACACTTCTTTTCAGGTCTTCTAAGGTTGGAATCTGCAAGGAAGATTGTCTATTACTCATGCAAGTACTTCTAATTCATCTCAGATTTCACCAAATAATCTAAAGCAGGCTGTAGACTGCAAGTCACCTTTCTCACTGAACATGTTAGGAAAATGCTGATGAcacctaaagaattttctctcTGGAGTCTTTTAGGTTGCATGTTCAGCTGTGGCATATGTCAGCTTGCAGGGCACACTTCTTGCCAACCAAGGTTTGACAGAAGGTGCACATTCCATGCAGGTGTAAATGTACCCTGAACCTTTTCAGACTGTGTGTTTAGGAATATTACCAAAGTCCAAACCTCCATGCATTGCTGGAGTTCACCAAGGGTACGGAGAACAAATTACACCCAATTctgtaatttatttgaaaatgtaaatctcGCTGTGAGATAGtagctcactcctgcaatcct
The sequence above is drawn from the Castor canadensis chromosome 14, mCasCan1.hap1v2, whole genome shotgun sequence genome and encodes:
- the LOC109680462 gene encoding olfactory receptor 10H1-like gives rise to the protein MQGANHSAVTEFILIGFSTFPRLQLMFFLLFLLMYLFTLLGSLLIMATIWSELSLHTPMYLFLCTLSISEILYTLAIIPRMLADLLSTHHSISFLACACQMFFSFTFGFTHSFLLTVMGYDRYVAICQPLHYNVLMSPRGCACLVAWSWVGGSVMGFVVTTSIFNLTFCGPNEIHHFACHMPPVLKLVCGKDVLVVAKVLGLVCISALLGCFLLLLLLSYAFIVTAILRIPSAEGRHKAFSTCASHLTVVNVHYGFASVIYLKTKAPQSLEGDTLMGITYTVLTPFLSPIIFSLRNKELKTTMKKTLRSKLYPENI